Genomic window (Terriglobales bacterium):
ACAACCACCTGCCGCTTATCGCCACGCAGCTCGATCACATACAGCGGCGATCCAGTAGCGACACCGAGCCCCTTCCGTTGTCCCACAGTGAAGTTGTGAATGCCGGAGTGATGACCAACGACCTCGCCGATAGTAGTCACCAACTCGCCAGCGGTATTCGGCAGCTCCTCGCCCTGCTCATCCAGATAGGCCTCGATGAAGCGCTTATAATCGCCGCCGGGAATGAAGCAAATCTCCTGCGAGTCAGGCTTCTCGGCGAGCGCCAGTCCGTACTCGTGCGCACGCGCGCGAACGTCGGGCTTCGACATGTTCCCTAATGGGAACAGAGTCTTGCTGAGCTGCTCCTGGGT
Coding sequences:
- a CDS encoding aminomethyltransferase beta-barrel domain-containing protein, producing TQEQLSKTLFPLGNMSKPDVRARAHEYGLALAEKPDSQEICFIPGGDYKRFIEAYLDEQGEELPNTAGELVTTIGEVVGHHSGIHNFTVGQRKGLGVATGSPLYVIELRGDKRQVVVGGDDDLRSRTLHAHRLNWIAFESLDAPIRVKAKIRHRHEPADAEVRIAGDRAVVTFEEPQRAITPGQAVVFYDEDVVVGGGWIC